In a single window of the Leptospira sanjuanensis genome:
- a CDS encoding phosphatase domain-containing putative toxin: MHPPKAILFTQCLQNDFAALIEKYDPLPNALHVGYLEAKRLLGEMTEYGPIHSLIEWAYSVDPQDLWIVHIRDWHDLSDSSQKEHLAQFGSHCIKNTKGAEFVFESWIRNENDRHHIVNASGLNDFVDTTLEKILEPLKGHSIKVGISGVWTEAKVQFLAYDIRTRYPEWEIAICPALTASSSIGMHFIALDQMKEILGVKIFPSIGAFTSFLSGTVPNLEKRITHSRISSDHFRYEEGYKVDDTDEKLLLYLFRDCKDVEFRCLDGGFSGNVVLKSKSMDHIGHNQVPSVIKIGPRDLIAKERISFERIEEVLGNNAPSIVDFAELENRGAIKYRYAAMLEGNVRTFQKMFENSDDIREIESILDTVFLKQLGKLYEAASQEKLNLLEYYDFQSKYAPSVRKRVESILGKSADGSTLEIEPGVSIPNVCKFYEEDLVSLKEYSAVAHYTSYVHGDLNGANIILDAQNNVWLIDFFHTHKGHILKDLIKLENDILFIFTKIETAEEWKEAIRLSEELLKIPDLGVAIPSQPRQFFRYPKIAKAYSAIARLRSYYPSLIQMDRDPYQLHTGALRYAMHTLSFDESNEWQKKWALYHGSICIDSIREYIERSKTLRIDYLKSDRNNFSRIGLTILPGRKDRDRNLKNDIATIRKEGITHVLCLLTENEFLEYGVKELRKEYQTHGLNVYHCPILDQMAPLIDQAIPTLHWMDQALSQNGKLLIHCVGGLGRSGTLAAAYTIWKEKLGAEEAISLVRESRSARAIESGIQEEFLSNFEKKFIH; the protein is encoded by the coding sequence ATGCATCCACCGAAAGCGATTCTTTTCACTCAGTGTCTTCAAAACGACTTCGCGGCTTTAATAGAAAAATACGATCCGCTTCCCAACGCTCTTCACGTGGGATATCTGGAAGCCAAGCGTCTTCTGGGAGAAATGACCGAATACGGACCGATTCATTCCTTAATTGAATGGGCCTATTCCGTAGATCCGCAGGATCTTTGGATCGTTCACATTCGGGATTGGCACGATCTTTCCGATTCTTCCCAAAAAGAACATCTCGCACAATTCGGATCTCATTGTATCAAAAACACCAAAGGAGCCGAATTCGTATTCGAATCTTGGATTCGAAACGAAAACGATCGTCATCACATCGTAAACGCATCCGGACTAAACGACTTTGTCGATACGACTTTGGAAAAAATTCTCGAGCCGTTAAAAGGACATTCAATCAAAGTGGGAATCTCGGGAGTTTGGACCGAAGCGAAGGTTCAATTTCTTGCATACGATATTCGAACCCGATATCCAGAATGGGAAATCGCGATTTGTCCCGCACTCACTGCGTCTTCTTCCATAGGAATGCACTTTATCGCACTGGATCAAATGAAGGAAATTCTGGGAGTAAAGATCTTTCCTTCCATCGGCGCATTCACTTCCTTTCTGAGCGGAACCGTTCCCAATCTCGAAAAAAGAATCACACATTCCAGAATTTCATCGGATCATTTTCGATACGAAGAAGGATATAAGGTCGATGACACTGACGAAAAACTTCTTTTGTATCTTTTCCGCGATTGCAAAGACGTAGAGTTTCGATGTTTGGACGGAGGTTTTTCGGGAAATGTCGTATTAAAATCGAAATCAATGGATCATATCGGACACAACCAGGTTCCTTCTGTGATCAAAATCGGACCGAGGGATTTGATCGCCAAAGAAAGAATTTCGTTCGAAAGAATCGAGGAAGTTCTCGGAAACAACGCACCTTCCATCGTGGACTTCGCCGAATTGGAAAACAGAGGTGCGATTAAATACCGTTATGCGGCCATGCTCGAAGGGAACGTTCGAACCTTCCAAAAAATGTTCGAAAACTCGGACGATATCCGTGAAATCGAGTCGATCTTAGACACGGTTTTCCTAAAACAACTCGGAAAACTCTACGAAGCGGCATCGCAGGAGAAATTAAATTTATTAGAATATTATGATTTTCAATCTAAATACGCGCCGAGCGTTCGCAAACGGGTCGAATCGATTCTCGGAAAATCCGCCGACGGTTCGACCTTGGAGATAGAACCCGGCGTTTCCATACCGAATGTCTGTAAATTTTACGAGGAGGATTTGGTTTCTCTTAAGGAATATTCCGCGGTCGCTCATTACACTTCGTATGTTCACGGGGATTTAAACGGTGCGAACATTATTCTCGACGCACAAAACAACGTTTGGCTGATCGACTTCTTTCACACACACAAAGGACATATCCTGAAAGATCTGATCAAACTGGAAAACGACATTCTGTTTATTTTCACTAAAATAGAAACCGCGGAGGAATGGAAAGAAGCGATTCGATTGAGCGAAGAACTTTTAAAAATTCCGGATTTAGGCGTTGCGATTCCGTCACAGCCTCGCCAATTCTTCCGATATCCGAAAATTGCAAAAGCGTATTCGGCTATAGCACGTCTTCGATCGTATTATCCTTCTTTAATACAGATGGATAGAGATCCGTATCAACTCCACACGGGCGCGCTTCGTTACGCGATGCATACCCTATCCTTCGACGAATCGAACGAATGGCAAAAGAAATGGGCCTTGTATCACGGAAGCATTTGTATCGACTCAATCCGAGAATATATCGAACGATCCAAAACTCTTCGCATCGACTACTTAAAATCAGATCGAAATAATTTTTCCCGAATCGGACTTACCATTCTTCCGGGAAGAAAGGACCGCGATCGGAATTTGAAAAACGATATAGCGACGATTCGAAAGGAAGGAATCACGCACGTTCTTTGTCTCTTAACGGAGAACGAGTTTTTGGAATACGGAGTCAAGGAATTACGAAAAGAATATCAAACGCACGGCTTAAACGTATATCATTGTCCGATCTTGGATCAGATGGCTCCTTTGATCGATCAAGCGATTCCTACTCTGCATTGGATGGACCAGGCTCTTTCCCAAAACGGAAAATTACTCATTCATTGCGTGGGCGGACTCGGACGTTCGGGAACGCTCGCGGCCGCTTATACGATCTGGAAAGAAAAACTCGGAGCCGAAGAAGCGATTTCGCTCGTTCGGGAATCCAGAAGCGCGAGGGCGATCGAATCGGGCATTCAGGAGGAATTCCTTTCAAACTTTGAAAAAAAATTCATACATTAG
- a CDS encoding PPK2 family polyphosphate kinase, with product MFSNNNAQEPESMNLENVDTLPPKDKIKDEVLQKTEVYLKELSVFQEKLFAQKKCSVLILLQGVDTSGKDGTIKHVFAGINPQGCYVKSWTKPNAEEIQYDFLWRIHKYVPPKGMIHIHNRSHYEDVLMPKILGTLSEKRIEERLESIRDFEKHLRRENETLILKFFLHISKEEQKQRITERLSDPDKTWKYDPSDQTTQDRWEDYQKAYETIFRYKDQEKEWNVIPADKKWFRNYQIAKILCKELERIVS from the coding sequence ATCTTTTCAAACAATAACGCGCAGGAACCCGAAAGTATGAATCTTGAAAACGTAGATACTCTTCCTCCCAAAGACAAAATCAAAGACGAAGTTCTTCAAAAAACGGAAGTATATCTCAAAGAACTTTCCGTATTTCAGGAAAAGTTATTCGCACAGAAAAAATGCTCGGTTTTGATTCTTTTGCAGGGAGTGGACACTTCGGGAAAGGACGGAACGATCAAGCACGTTTTTGCGGGAATCAATCCGCAAGGTTGCTACGTAAAATCCTGGACAAAGCCGAACGCGGAAGAAATCCAATACGACTTTTTATGGAGAATTCACAAATACGTTCCGCCGAAAGGGATGATCCACATTCACAATCGATCGCATTACGAAGACGTGTTGATGCCTAAGATTTTAGGAACTCTTTCCGAAAAAAGAATCGAAGAACGATTGGAATCCATTCGAGATTTCGAAAAACATCTTCGGCGCGAGAACGAAACTCTGATTCTTAAATTCTTTCTGCATATTTCCAAGGAAGAGCAAAAACAAAGAATCACGGAACGTCTTTCGGATCCCGATAAAACTTGGAAATACGATCCGTCCGATCAGACGACGCAAGACCGTTGGGAAGATTATCAAAAAGCGTACGAGACGATCTTTCGATATAAGGACCAGGAGAAAGAATGGAACGTAATTCCCGCCGATAAGAAATGGTTCCGCAATTATCAAATCGCCAAAATTCTTTGCAAAGAATTGGAAAGGATCGTTTCTTAA
- a CDS encoding TetR/AcrR family transcriptional regulator: MIRKNSKTQKETGKSQQTRSLLFKTAISLFQKEGYDETTMRAIAQKAGLAVGASYYHFKTKEDIVLEFYRQTQDDANIQNNEYCKIESDLKARVKNVVRYKLSQFQGHEKFLHVLARSGGDPHHPLSPFSKETKQIREDAISLFKNAIDSSKDSLPSDLKEELPSLFWLFQLGIIYVWLFDGSAHKKKTELLLDKGLDLVFQLLKLSSLPIFRSVRKSILSMIDLFKQ, translated from the coding sequence ATGATTCGGAAAAATTCGAAAACGCAAAAAGAGACCGGCAAGTCGCAACAGACCCGGTCTCTTCTTTTTAAAACCGCGATTTCCCTATTTCAAAAAGAAGGTTATGACGAAACGACGATGCGCGCCATCGCACAAAAGGCGGGACTCGCCGTTGGCGCTTCGTATTATCATTTTAAAACGAAGGAAGACATCGTTCTTGAGTTCTACAGACAGACCCAAGACGACGCAAACATTCAAAATAACGAATATTGTAAAATCGAATCCGACCTGAAGGCCAGAGTTAAAAACGTCGTTCGATACAAGTTGAGCCAGTTTCAAGGACATGAAAAATTCCTGCACGTACTCGCAAGGAGCGGAGGCGATCCTCATCATCCGCTTTCCCCTTTCAGCAAAGAAACGAAGCAGATTCGGGAAGACGCGATTTCTCTTTTTAAAAACGCGATCGATTCCTCCAAAGATTCTCTGCCTTCCGATTTAAAGGAAGAACTTCCCTCTCTATTCTGGCTCTTTCAACTTGGAATCATTTATGTTTGGCTGTTCGACGGATCGGCTCATAAGAAAAAGACCGAACTTCTTTTGGATAAGGGTTTGGATCTTGTTTTTCAACTCTTAAAACTTTCCTCGTTGCCGATCTTTCGATCGGTCCGCAAATCCATTCTATCGATGATCGATCTTTTCAAACAATAA
- a CDS encoding adenylate/guanylate cyclase domain-containing protein, giving the protein MISFNLIRSRVFVFLLFCFLFNRCAIESERPFVSASSGVIDLSSWNFEEYGPVSLQGDWTFRWNEFAERSEVEPEKNRTMPVPKAWTRIKDADGKNYPGTGIATYFLKVVLPENYPIGSLAILAETSETAYEVWIDATKIGSHGILGKTADTSTPEWNVKILPFQVQKKEFQIRIPISNYYHARGGLTARLILGKEDQIIRLRERRLTVDVFVLGFLIAMALYHFTLYFLRKKDAALLYFGVLCFVFCFREITTGQNLIQVLFPGFSYLLHMRIVYLSFYLIPPITTAFLRALFPDEMKKEIHYGIVFVASIFSLIVVSQEPVLFTGTIEYYYVFTFLCFAAGFYVLLLALFRKKPGAIAILIGMSAIFLAYSQDIFYNKRIIPTFILAPFGLIALIFSEAFLLAKRYSLAFDAVEDMSESLKKVNSSYGLFVPRELLRILNKHDVFDIKLGDIAEEEMSLLYNEIRTFSDFSEKMSGKENFEFINSFLGKVGPAIRERDGFIDKYFGEGFLALFPPEPEKALESAVEIQRILREFNRERIANGKDPVRSGSGIHMGPILLGTIGEAERMESTVISPSVNVVSKIGQLSRMYDSSLLITDSTLFRLTNSSKYYYRVLDRIQVRDQRTVYTVLEVFNGLPESLIDSYMNTREEFERGILLFREKHFEEACVVFNRILEKNRADQAARVYLEKSVHNCRFGVPENWQGVTVLGD; this is encoded by the coding sequence ATGATTTCGTTCAATCTCATTCGAAGCCGTGTTTTTGTTTTTCTTCTTTTTTGTTTTCTATTCAATCGATGTGCGATCGAATCGGAACGTCCGTTTGTTTCGGCTTCTTCCGGAGTGATCGATCTGAGTTCTTGGAATTTTGAAGAATACGGTCCCGTTTCTTTGCAAGGTGATTGGACGTTTCGCTGGAACGAGTTCGCGGAACGATCGGAAGTCGAGCCGGAAAAAAATCGAACGATGCCCGTTCCCAAGGCTTGGACTCGGATCAAAGACGCGGATGGAAAGAATTATCCCGGCACGGGAATCGCGACTTACTTTTTAAAAGTCGTTCTTCCGGAAAATTATCCGATCGGCAGTTTGGCGATTTTGGCGGAAACATCCGAAACCGCGTACGAGGTTTGGATCGACGCAACTAAAATCGGATCGCATGGAATTCTAGGTAAAACCGCGGACACTTCCACGCCGGAATGGAACGTAAAGATTCTTCCGTTTCAAGTCCAAAAGAAAGAATTTCAGATTCGAATTCCGATTTCCAATTATTATCACGCGAGAGGCGGTTTAACCGCGCGATTGATTCTCGGCAAAGAGGATCAGATCATTCGTTTGCGGGAAAGAAGATTGACCGTAGACGTTTTTGTTTTGGGCTTTCTCATTGCGATGGCTTTGTATCATTTTACTCTTTATTTTTTACGGAAGAAGGACGCGGCTCTTCTGTATTTCGGAGTTCTTTGTTTTGTGTTCTGCTTTCGAGAAATCACGACTGGGCAGAATCTGATTCAAGTGTTGTTTCCCGGATTCTCCTATCTTCTTCACATGAGAATCGTATATCTGAGTTTTTATTTGATCCCCCCGATCACCACCGCGTTTTTGCGCGCTTTGTTTCCGGACGAAATGAAGAAAGAGATTCATTACGGGATCGTATTTGTCGCTTCGATTTTTTCTTTAATCGTTGTTTCGCAGGAACCGGTTTTGTTCACCGGAACAATCGAATATTATTATGTTTTTACATTCCTTTGTTTTGCGGCGGGTTTTTACGTTTTGTTGCTTGCATTGTTTCGGAAAAAGCCCGGAGCGATCGCGATTTTAATCGGAATGTCCGCGATCTTTCTCGCCTACAGCCAGGATATTTTTTACAATAAAAGAATCATCCCGACTTTCATTCTCGCACCGTTCGGATTGATCGCCTTGATTTTTTCGGAAGCCTTTCTTCTCGCAAAAAGATATTCTTTAGCCTTTGATGCGGTGGAAGATATGTCCGAAAGTTTAAAGAAGGTAAATTCATCGTACGGATTGTTCGTTCCGAGGGAACTCTTAAGAATATTAAATAAACATGATGTATTCGACATTAAGCTCGGGGATATCGCGGAAGAGGAGATGAGTCTTCTCTACAACGAGATTCGAACCTTTTCCGATTTTTCCGAAAAGATGAGCGGAAAGGAGAATTTCGAATTCATCAATTCCTTTTTAGGAAAGGTCGGACCTGCGATCCGGGAACGGGACGGTTTTATCGACAAGTATTTCGGCGAAGGTTTTTTGGCCCTGTTTCCGCCGGAACCTGAAAAAGCTTTGGAAAGCGCGGTGGAAATTCAGCGTATTTTGAGAGAATTCAATCGGGAAAGAATTGCAAACGGAAAAGATCCAGTGCGCTCCGGAAGCGGAATTCATATGGGACCGATTTTACTCGGAACGATCGGAGAAGCGGAGCGGATGGAGAGCACGGTCATATCTCCTTCGGTCAACGTCGTGTCTAAAATCGGACAACTATCGAGGATGTACGATTCCTCTTTGTTGATTACGGACTCGACCTTATTTCGTTTAACAAATTCCTCCAAATACTATTACAGGGTTTTGGATCGGATTCAAGTACGGGATCAGAGAACCGTTTACACGGTTTTGGAAGTGTTCAACGGACTTCCCGAAAGTCTGATCGATTCGTATATGAACACGAGAGAGGAATTCGAACGGGGAATACTTCTGTTTCGCGAAAAACATTTCGAAGAAGCCTGCGTCGTTTTCAACCGTATCCTGGAAAAGAACCGGGCCGATCAGGCCGCGAGGGTTTATCTCGAAAAATCCGTACACAACTGTAGGTTCGGAGTTCCGGAAAACTGGCAAGGGGTCACCGTTTTAGGCGATTAG
- a CDS encoding YqjF family protein yields MNPNSLSSILSQTAHRPWALPKAKPFMIQYWDELAFLHWEIPIGFLEEVLPKGLSPDTYQGKAFIGLVPFRMKGVRPTYLPPLPWLSYFPELNVRTYVQTQDKPGVYFFSLDASNPLVVEIARKFFHLPYLNADMTLQRKNIQKTFYSNRTDSRANPAGFHADYRPISEPYRSQPGTLEHWLTERYCLYCKDSSGRIYRAEVHHLPWPLQKGECKIYENTILRSHRIPVLQTEPLIHYSHSLKVALYPMVRII; encoded by the coding sequence ATGAATCCGAATTCACTTTCATCCATATTGAGTCAAACCGCACATCGACCTTGGGCATTGCCGAAAGCGAAACCGTTCATGATCCAGTATTGGGACGAACTCGCTTTCCTACACTGGGAAATTCCGATCGGCTTTTTGGAAGAAGTTCTTCCGAAAGGATTGAGTCCGGACACATATCAAGGAAAGGCCTTTATCGGATTGGTACCCTTTCGCATGAAAGGCGTGCGGCCTACGTATCTTCCGCCGCTTCCGTGGCTTTCTTATTTTCCCGAATTGAACGTCCGAACCTATGTTCAAACGCAGGATAAACCCGGTGTATATTTTTTCAGTTTGGATGCGAGCAATCCACTGGTTGTTGAAATCGCCAGAAAATTCTTTCATCTTCCGTATCTCAACGCGGACATGACATTGCAAAGAAAGAATATTCAAAAAACATTTTATAGTAATCGAACCGATTCTCGCGCGAATCCCGCCGGGTTTCACGCGGACTATCGACCGATTTCCGAACCGTATCGATCGCAGCCGGGAACACTGGAGCATTGGCTGACCGAACGATATTGTCTTTATTGTAAGGATTCTTCGGGAAGAATTTACCGCGCCGAAGTGCATCATCTTCCCTGGCCTTTACAAAAGGGAGAATGTAAAATCTACGAAAACACGATTCTGCGCAGTCATAGAATCCCCGTATTACAAACCGAACCGCTGATTCATTATTCGCATTCTTTGAAAGTTGCCTTGTATCCGATGGTTCGCATAATCTAA
- a CDS encoding ankyrin repeat domain-containing protein produces MKRIFVWALFFGITASAFADSQSDFFESVRIGNLAKLEKIYSESPSTFDNTDSRGRSAVFYAIESGNPSVVQFVLDRNNRIDTPDNAGEYPIHYAARMPDSKIVDLVLNRDSFSGYLTRNGENALDIASHYGNNSVVAYLLAKGLKYSKPGSGPFTIGLYIGYLIISILMTIWVARTLFNNGRIFLIQMFNGEEKLADSINHLLIVGFYLINIGYISLSLTSSQKPLDLAECIEILTTKVGVVLLLLGAMHFFNLFLFAKFRKKISHTFGEAEVPA; encoded by the coding sequence ATGAAACGCATCTTTGTTTGGGCCTTATTCTTCGGAATCACCGCCTCGGCCTTTGCGGATTCCCAATCCGATTTCTTTGAATCGGTTCGAATCGGAAATCTCGCGAAGTTGGAAAAAATCTATTCGGAAAGTCCGTCGACGTTCGACAACACAGATAGTCGCGGCAGATCCGCGGTATTTTACGCGATCGAAAGCGGAAACCCTTCCGTAGTTCAATTCGTGTTGGATCGCAACAACAGGATCGATACACCCGATAACGCGGGAGAATATCCGATTCACTACGCAGCAAGAATGCCGGACAGTAAGATCGTTGATTTGGTTTTGAATCGAGATTCTTTCAGCGGCTATCTGACACGCAACGGAGAAAACGCTCTTGATATCGCATCCCATTACGGAAACAACAGCGTCGTCGCGTATCTTTTGGCGAAAGGTCTTAAGTATTCGAAACCGGGTTCGGGTCCGTTCACCATCGGACTTTACATCGGATATTTGATTATCAGCATCTTGATGACTATCTGGGTCGCGAGAACTCTTTTCAACAACGGAAGAATCTTTTTGATTCAAATGTTCAACGGGGAAGAAAAACTCGCGGATTCGATCAATCATCTTTTGATCGTAGGATTTTATCTGATCAACATCGGCTACATAAGCCTTTCCTTGACCTCCAGTCAAAAACCTTTAGATCTGGCAGAATGTATCGAAATTCTCACCACAAAAGTCGGAGTAGTACTTTTGCTTCTGGGAGCGATGCACTTTTTCAACCTCTTCCTGTTCGCGAAATTCAGAAAGAAAATTTCCCACACTTTCGGAGAAGCTGAAGTTCCCGCATGA
- the ccrA gene encoding crotonyl-CoA carboxylase/reductase — protein sequence MSQIESVPIGTLPPLGQVPKKMYAQVVRPERYGDPITAIQEELIDVPEIAPDEVLVAVMAAGVNYNNVWAALGFPVDVIGARNKKGEPEKFHIGGSDASGIVYKVGSEVKNVKVGDEVVLHCGIWDKNDPWVKAGKDPMFAPSQLIWAYETNWGSFAQFCKVQDHQCLPKPKHLTWEEAAAYMLVGATAYRMLHHWKPNDVQKGDVVLIWGGAGGLGAMAIQIVKAAGGIPIAVVSEDDKIDFCMKLGAAGVINRKKFNHWGALTSEINKTEKFVEWTKAAREFGKAIWDIAGKGNNPKIVFEHPGETTIPTSMFVCETGGMVVICAGTTGYNATVDLRYLWMRQKRLQGSHFANDENSKGLNDLVIEKKVDPCLSKTFAWNETALSHQLMKENKHPAGNMSILVGADKLGLGKK from the coding sequence ATGAGCCAAATTGAATCCGTTCCAATCGGAACCCTCCCACCCTTAGGACAGGTTCCTAAAAAAATGTATGCACAGGTCGTTCGTCCTGAGCGCTACGGCGATCCGATCACCGCAATTCAGGAAGAACTCATCGATGTTCCAGAAATAGCTCCCGACGAGGTTCTGGTCGCGGTAATGGCAGCCGGTGTAAATTATAACAATGTTTGGGCCGCTCTCGGATTTCCCGTAGACGTTATCGGCGCAAGAAACAAGAAAGGCGAACCGGAGAAGTTTCATATCGGCGGGTCCGATGCATCCGGAATCGTTTACAAAGTCGGTTCCGAAGTTAAGAACGTAAAAGTCGGAGACGAAGTCGTTCTTCACTGCGGAATCTGGGATAAAAACGATCCTTGGGTCAAAGCGGGAAAAGATCCTATGTTTGCCCCTTCTCAGTTAATCTGGGCTTATGAAACCAACTGGGGATCCTTCGCGCAATTCTGCAAGGTCCAAGATCATCAGTGCCTTCCCAAACCGAAACATCTCACTTGGGAAGAAGCCGCCGCTTACATGCTTGTAGGAGCTACCGCCTACAGAATGTTGCACCACTGGAAACCGAACGACGTACAAAAAGGCGACGTGGTTCTGATCTGGGGAGGCGCGGGCGGACTGGGCGCAATGGCGATTCAGATCGTAAAGGCCGCGGGCGGAATTCCGATCGCAGTCGTTTCCGAAGACGACAAAATCGACTTCTGTATGAAACTCGGCGCGGCAGGAGTAATCAATCGCAAGAAGTTCAACCACTGGGGAGCCTTGACTTCCGAGATCAACAAGACCGAAAAATTCGTAGAATGGACGAAGGCCGCTCGCGAATTCGGAAAGGCGATCTGGGACATCGCAGGAAAAGGAAACAATCCTAAGATCGTATTCGAACATCCGGGTGAAACCACCATACCGACTTCCATGTTCGTTTGTGAGACGGGCGGTATGGTAGTGATTTGCGCGGGAACCACGGGATACAACGCGACCGTCGACTTGCGTTATCTCTGGATGAGACAAAAACGTCTCCAAGGTTCTCACTTTGCGAACGACGAAAACTCAAAAGGTCTGAACGACTTGGTCATCGAGAAAAAGGTCGATCCTTGTCTTTCCAAAACCTTCGCTTGGAACGAGACTGCGCTTTCTCACCAATTGATGAAGGAAAACAAACACCCGGCCGGAAACATGTCCATCCTGGTCGGAGCCGACAAACTCGGATTAGGAAAAAAATAA
- a CDS encoding LIC10244 family PerRA/PerRB upregulated protein, producing MLAHIRPDQLICKDSDREKSLKTLGMMLELSEKCYVFGKYFLIDAFDSEDHPFLLRKGFDLMGIGMDAENVHNILKGYIVSGNYEGKELLDRIIILEGMEAIQKELHITVFLEKVASYFGESYQESFWNFVTQKRKEIDTILLNDFYAEFCNSKPQIDSDILLSRAFHSLSYNELKDLLRQVSLPDLAEALKSVREKLVIQVLDFLDRESSRWLMKELMRSDDSYDSSEKVKEAQLKILGVFASKKGMNRAL from the coding sequence ATGCTGGCACATATACGACCCGATCAACTTATCTGTAAAGACTCTGATCGCGAAAAAAGTCTGAAAACATTAGGGATGATGTTGGAACTGAGCGAAAAGTGTTACGTCTTTGGAAAATATTTTTTGATCGACGCTTTCGATTCCGAAGACCATCCGTTTCTTCTGAGAAAAGGATTTGATTTGATGGGAATCGGAATGGATGCGGAAAACGTCCACAACATCCTGAAAGGATACATCGTTTCCGGAAATTACGAAGGAAAGGAATTATTAGATAGAATCATCATACTCGAAGGGATGGAAGCGATTCAGAAGGAGCTGCACATTACCGTGTTTCTGGAAAAAGTGGCTTCTTATTTCGGGGAATCGTATCAGGAAAGTTTTTGGAATTTCGTAACTCAGAAGAGAAAGGAGATCGATACGATCCTTCTCAACGATTTTTACGCGGAATTCTGCAATTCTAAACCGCAGATCGATTCGGACATACTGTTGAGCCGCGCGTTTCATTCTCTTTCCTACAACGAATTGAAGGATTTGTTGAGACAGGTGAGCCTTCCCGATCTCGCGGAGGCGTTAAAAAGCGTGCGTGAAAAACTCGTGATTCAAGTATTAGATTTTCTTGATAGAGAATCTTCTCGTTGGCTTATGAAGGAATTGATGAGATCGGACGATTCTTACGATAGCTCGGAAAAGGTAAAGGAAGCACAATTGAAAATTCTGGGCGTCTTTGCCTCTAAAAAGGGAATGAACCGGGCTTTGTAA